In the Triticum aestivum cultivar Chinese Spring chromosome 2B, IWGSC CS RefSeq v2.1, whole genome shotgun sequence genome, ttcaatgagtacataccttgacaagattttgaagtagttcaaaatggaacagtcaaagaaagagttcttgactgtgttgcaaaggtatgaaattgagtaagactcaaatcccgaccacagcaaagaatagaaagagaatgaaaagtcattccctatgcctcagtcataggttctataaagtatgctatgctgtgaaccagacctattgtataccttgctctgagtttgataaaggaatacaattttgatctaagagtagatcactggacagcggtcaagaatatccttagtgaggactaaggagatgtttctcgattatggaggtgataaaagagcccgtcataaaaAGTTACaacaatgcaagcttttacaccgatccagatgactctaaagtctcaatctggatacatattgaaagtgggagcaattagctagagtagctccgtgcagagcattgtagacatagaatatttgcaaaagaCATACTGCTCTGAAtgcgacagacccgttgactaagcttctctcatgagaaaaacatgatcacacctcagtactctttgggtgttaatcacatagcgatgtgaactagattattgactctagtaaaccttttgggtgttggtcacatgacgatgtgaactatgggtgttaatcatatacaaatatgaatattggtgttaaatcacatggcgatgtgaactagattattgactctagtgcaagtgggagactgaaggaaatatgccctagaggcaataataaaattattatttatttccttatttcatgataaatgtttattattcatgctagaattgtattaatcggaaacatgatacatgtgtgaatacatagacaaacataacgtcactagtatgcctctacttgactagctcattaatcaaagatggttatgtttcctaaccatagacatgtgctttcatttaattaatgggatcacatcattaggagaattatgtgattgacatgacccattccgttagcctagctcttgatcgtttagtatattgctattgctttcttcatgacttatacatgttcctgtaactatgagattatgcaactcccgtttaccggaggaacactttgggtgctaccaaacgtcacaacgtaactgggtgattataaaggagtactacatgtgtctccaaaggtacatgttgggttggcgtatttcgagattaggttttgtcactccgattgtcggagaggtatctctgggccctcttggtaatgcacatcactataagccttgcaagcaatgtgactaatgagttagttacggaatgatgcattatgtaacgagtaaagagacttgccggtaacgagattgaactaggtattggataccgacgatcgaatctcgggcaagtaacataccgatgacaaagggaacaacgtatgttgttatgcggtttgaccgataaagatcttcgtagaatatgtaggaaccaatatgggcatccaggttccgctattggttattgaccgagaatagttctaggtcatgtctacatagttctcgaacccgtagggtccgcacgcttaaggtttcgatgacagttatattatgagtttatgagttttgatgtaccgaaggagttcggagtcccggatgagatcggggacatgacgaggagtctcgaaatggtcgagacgtaaagatcgatatattggacgactatattcagagttcggaaaggttccgagtgattcgggtatttttcggagtaccagagagttacgggaattcgccggggagtatatgggccttattgggccatacgggaatagaagagagaggccaaaaggaaggaggcctgcgccccccccctctggtccgaattggacaagggcgcagcccccctttccttcttcctctccccctctttccccttcttctactccaacaagggaggtggaatcctactaggactagggagtcctagtaggactccacacttggcacgcaccctcctagggccggcctcctcccctcttgctcctttatataagggggcaggaggacaccccatgacacacaagttgatctacggatcgttccttagccgtgtgcggtgcccctccaccatattccacctcggtcatatcgtcgcggagtttaggcaaagccctgcgccggtagaacatcatcatcgtcaccacgccatcgtgctgacggaactcatctccggagctttgctggatcggagcccggagatcgtcatcgagctgaacgtgtgctgaactcggaggtgccgtacgttcggtgcttggatcggtcggatcgtgaagacgtacgactacatcaacagcgttgtgctaacgcttccgcttacggtctatgagggtacgtggacaacactctcccctctcgttgctatgccatcaccatgatcttgcgtgtgcgtaggaaaattggggaaattactacgttccccaacagcgctcGACCGTGGTCGAtccccgacggcggcggcgacggggggcggctcttctcgccggatccggaGGGGCGGTGCAGCGGCTCGGCGCGGGAGGGTGTGGGGCGGCCTCGGGGCGCGATTCCACCGCAGATATggccggaatcgccggcggcgggcgGGACGGAAGCAAAGGATGGGCGGCGGCGGAAGAAGGGGGAAAgcgcgcgggctgaaatgtccctcccgccaactgcttctcTCCGATGAAGGGCACAAcagccgcgagggggaaacccgcaTTTTTCTGGGTTGGGGTGGGGAATTTGCCGCGCCCCCCAAGATTTtatgcgggccggggcgggatgcggcgTCTGGTCAGGCAGGCTTTCCGGCCCGTACctgcattttggcggttattttgcgggtcggggccggatgcggggtctgctagagttgctcttacagcGCAAACGAATTGTATAGTTATATTGTCCACAGGTAAGTCGTTGCTTGCTTATATATTTCCATTTGGtcttagaaaaataaataaagcttAATTCATGTAAATATTGCTCAACACTTATGACTAAATAGTTAGCTGACTATGTTTTCTTAGTGTTCATAACAAAGCAACATCAAAGAAAATGGACACCTTATCTGGCGATCAGTCGCTGGGAGGGGCCTCCCATTGACGCATtcgtttgccggggggggggggggggggggtcctcccAGCGAATTGTTGCTAGCATATCCTTGTTCGCCAGCGGGGGGCCATGGCGAAATGGTTTTTCTTTTCGGAAAAGCCATAAAAAGcagaaaaaataatataaatgccACAAAACTTGCCATGTTCCTAGACATCACCCAAAAAATCTTGTCTGTAAAAAAATGGTCAGCAAAAAAATGTCATCTCTCAATAAGAAAAAGTGTCATCTTCTAAAATAATAAAAAATGGCATCCTCagaataataaaaatgccatgctaTTATAAATAAAAAATGACATGCTCTTATTAATGTATGACATgacattaaaaataaaaaatgacatCCTCTCACTATTAAAAATGTGATGCTATTATATACAAAAAATTTCATGCCCTTACTAATAAAAACTGCTATGCAATTAAAATAAAAAATGTCATCCTATGACTATTAAAAATTTCATCCTATTATAAACAAAAAAAATGCTCTTATTTATAAAAAATGCTATGCCAATTAAAAATAGAAGATGCCATCCTCTCACTATTAAAAATCCCATCCTAATATAAACAAAAACTGTCACGCTCTTATTAATAAAAACTGCTATGCCATTAAAAATAAAAGATGCCATCCTCTCACTATTAAAAATGCCATAGTCTTAATGATAAAAAAATGCCATCATCATAATAATAAAAAGGACATGCTCTTATTAGTAAAAACTACAATATCGGTAAAACAAAACTGTCAACTGTCATCCTCTCAATAATAAAAATGTCACCCTCTTATAATAAAAAATGTCATCCTCTTAAAATAAAACTGCCCCGTGAGAAAGttttaaaaaatattatttttgggatgaaTTAAAAAACTTAAAAAATGCCATGTTGTATATAAATATACATTTTAAGAGAAATTTTCGCAAGCCCGCTCTCGAGCCCAGTGGTTAGAGTACCACGCTCGACGCGAGAGGTCGGGAATCCGAATCCTCCCCTGTGCCGGTGTTATGTATCtttgaaagaaaataaaacaagagTTCGCCAGGAAAATCCAGACAACGAATGTGTTACACATTTttggagaaaggaaaaaaaagagttGGCCAGGAAAAGCCAGACAGCGAACGCCTCCAGCCATCCGACGTGGTGTTGCCCCATGTGTTGGAATGCGTGGGACGGTGTATAGGGCATTCGCTAGGGTCGCCCTCCTGGCGAACATTCGCCGGTTATAATTTTGGAAGAAGATTTCATCACGTCATGCTCATAACTAGGCGGATCGAGCCGTAGTATCCGTTGGTGTATGTTGTTACATGTGTCCAATAGGCAACATATATAACTTTCCTTTTAATGATATTGGATGGAGAGGATGGGAGGCTCCATGTCGAGATATGCCCAAAACCGAACGTGTTCCAGCGAACCAGCTCCGCGTGCAGAGACGGCATGGCTTCGGATAAATGGCCGGACGGAGGTTGCtattcgacgacgacgacgacgacaacatgGATAGGTTTCTCACTTGTTTTGGAGATGGGTCGATCTCTGGCCGCATCACACGATTCGGCTCGTCAATGATTTTTTTTTCTTGAGTAAAGACAACGaattaattaataaataaataaaagaagaaaTGAGGGGCCTAATCTACAGCACCCACTCCCTAATGGGCCTACCATCTGGCCCGTCcaacattctctctctctctctctcaggagcGTGCTCTCTGTGATTAGgacgagaaaaaaaagaaaaaagaggtgcGTGGGtaggagaaaaaagaaaagaaagagcgGCCGCCGGCGAGAGAGGCGGAGGGGAGGGAAGAAAGGTGCGGCCTTTCTTGCCTAAAATTCCAGCGGCGGAGGCGAatccaaggaggaggaggagggagccgCCCCTGCCCAGCTAAATCCTCGTCGTTCCTCTCCCCGATCGCCATTTCCCCCCTTCCGCGACAGAGATTCGTCCTCCGATGCAGGCCGCCGCCTCCTGGGGCAAGGGCCTCCCCGGCCTGCGGAGCCACCTCTGCGCCGCCGCGTCGTTCCACTCCACGCCCCCCTCCCCCGCCAAGTGGAAGGGCAAGTTCGGTTGCAAGGTCAATCTCCCCCCTCTTTCCCCATTTCCAGCTACTTGGATTTGGATTTTGCCTCAGTAGGTAGCTAGCTACCTGTGGTTAATCAGGGATGGAAAATACTGTTATTTTTCTTTCTTGTCCATACATACTGTCCAATTGCAAGCTGTAGTAGATTAGATGCACATTTCAGCAGATAGATGGTGCTGGCAGCTGCTGATTTCTTCTTCTGCAACAAATAGTTTTGAGTTCTGGGACTAAGCATCCGGGCACGAATTCTAGGTGGACGGGCACTTGAGTGCCAAAGTTTGGATCATGGACCACAAACTTCTTGATGATTGGTGTCGGCCGATGCATGGTTTCCAGTAGGATAAGCATGAACGACGAAGCTCCATGTGTTGTTAACTGCTACGCATCTGGGGTGTCCTTAACCAATTAACCTGCTGTGCTGTGATTTCAGTTCCCATTTCAACTAGTTCTAGCCTGTAAAGGACCCCCCGATACATGCACATTTGGCAATTAATTTGTTCTTGGTATCAGTAGGGTTATGCATATGCTTTACAAATAACAACATCGCTCCTGTTCAGTTTTTTTTTTCCATATATGTGTAGCTTGCATGCTGACACTACAATTCATTCTGCAGCATGAACATGGAGAACGGAAGCTATCCAAGGTATATGCCTTGAcacatctctctctctcagctGTAATCTGGACTGGTTGGGAACATGACCACCACCATTAATGTCATACATACTTGAAGCATAGTAGCTCAAATCAGCGGTTTAACTTCATGCCTGTTGTAGCTTGGAAGATAGTCAGTAACTACGGTCAGTATAGTAATAGCAGGGACTGCAAGTTAATTGCACTATGATAGTAAAGTGCATTTTATTTGATATTTTCCTCAGGGTGCTTGCATTCTCATACAATTGCATAGAGCTCTTGGTAATGGTTTTCTAGAAACTTGGTAGCATATAAGGTTTTATTTATAGCTAGATACCAGAATTTGATCTGTCAGAATGTAATTGAGCACCTCTAGCAGTGTTATGCAATTTTTTCATTGCCATGTGTTTAGTAGCCAAAGCAAACTCAATGAGTCAATTCATCACGCAGAAAGAAAACAGTTATAGGTTTGTACTTGATGCTTTATTTAGTAGCTGCCTTACCTTGGTTAGGTACTTAGGTAGCATTCGACAATTGTGATTTTTGAGATAGTTCTAATGGGTACTAGCTCTTCAACAGAAATATGAGCGATACGTTGTTCGTCAAAAACGAGCAGAAGGAAAGAAGGCCCTGCAAAATTACCTTCTGTATGGAAAGTCAACACCTCATATAGAGGTGAAATTTCTATTCGAGTCGTCATTTGAACATTCTTATCCTTCCTCGACTGGGATAACTAAGGCAAAAGTTTATTTCTGCAAGCATAAGAGTTGGCAGAAAACACACACCATCCATTTATTATTGCTTGTGTACCTGAAGCCTACAGTGCACTTGTATTCCTCTAGGATGGAAGTATGGGCAGCTTTGCTAATTCGCATGATATTCCACGATTCAAAACGTTCAGAAAAAAACAGGATCACAGTTCAACAAAACCTCGACAAGGAGTACACCATCAAAGAAAGGGTATGGTTCTATCTTAGCACAGTAGGTCCATGTTTTGCTCTGCTGCCTTGGGAATATCCATGTGGTTATCTAGCGTTTCATGGTCTGCTATTGCCTTTTCTGCATATCTTACATAGTTCCATCTGAGGATATGATTTATTTACATGGAGGAGTTCCGAGGGCAAACAAAACTTGTACAGCCTACAACTCAACTATATGAATTCTGATCCTTTCTGATGGCAGTGTTTGTGCTGGCTTAATGACAGTGTTTTGTTGAACTTTCATGGATTATATATAGCATGGATCTGTGATGCTGGCCATCCAGATCACTTCATTGAAGTAGCTATCACATCGTAATACTATGAAATTTTGACGAGGATGTTCTTTTTTGTAGACAAAAAGGACAAGGCGAAGTTCTACAACTTTTTCTACGAAACCCGTTATGTGaatcctgaaaatatttttgaGACCATCTTTGGCGAGCATCACCAGAGTTTTACCTGGTCCCATGCTTCATGGGAGGGTTTTCACTTCAGGGCTTCATCGTTTGGATTCAGACGGGCTGGTGAATCACGAAGACAAAGAGTTGAAAGCGAGAGCGAAGACGaaagcgacgacgacgacacgggTGAGACAGCCGGCGTTGGCTCACATGCGCACAGGGTCACCCTTGGATTGCCACCTCGTGGTCCACTAACCCTAGATGATGTCAAAACAGCGTGAGATTCCGTTTCGTCCTGCCTCCTCAAATTGTTGTTTGTCTCTGCCACCGTTGCAAAATGTTGCTTACCACTCACTCCGCTGGTGTTTACCTGATTTACTCTGTGCAGCTTCCGCGCGTCTGCTCTGAGGTGGCACCCTGACAAGCACCCGGGCTCTTCACAGGTAACCGACCGACTCTGAGGTGGTTTCAAAGTTGAACCGACAACAGATGCAACACTAGTTCAGTGTTGGTCACCTATCAACTTGCGAAAACACATATGCTAACAGAGGACATGTCCATTCCCTGCATTTGTGTTGTGCACAGGCTGTAGCCGAGGAGAAGTTCAAGCTGTGCGTCAATGCATACAACTCGCTCTGCGCCGTCCTCAAGGCCGCGTGATAACCCTCTTCCTCCACGCGTGGTGTTCTGAAGCCTGTGAACGCTATCAGCACCTCCCTCGAGCGCGTGAATTTGGCAAGAAAACCGTTCCGTTCCATCTCTGGCAGGGAGTTGGGGCTCCTGAACTGGAACTAGAGCTCTCTTCCCCGCATCTGTTGTTTGTTCCTTTCTTCAGTATTCATTTTCTTTCACTAGAGATTTGAGCCAACAGAGCCAAGCTCCCAACAGCATGGAAGGAGATTATGTTGTAACATGTAGAAGCACAATCATATTTGCGTACCATTGCAAGCTGTAACAACAATGATGGTTATTTCATTTCATCTCGTATCTTGGTTTCGACAGGGGGAATAAAAGGAACTTGTCTGAATGCAACAATTAAGCAGCGAGATGAAGGCTTCCTTGTTAGTACTCTTAGATGTGATTCTTATCCTACTGTAGTGTACTACATTTTGAGTAGATAAGATCTCAGATAGTTGCACATTATACTGCTAGACTGCTAGTGCATGTGTGATGCGATGTGATTGAGATGGACAGTTGCGTTATGATGAATTGATTGATGATTAGGCCAGAGTGAAAGCAAAGCAGAGTTGGTCGCCATCATGAGCATGACACCAACGAAGATCTTTGACATTAATGAATGTTGGCAGGCAGGCAAGCAAGCAGATCTCACTCTTGTGCTGCTGTAGGACATTCTTTGGTGCTGCTTGCTAATGGTGGAACACAGCACAATCGATGCGATGTTACtaatcctgaagaagaagaagaagaagaagaagcagagaggaggaggaggaggtaatgGTGGTAGCTAGGCTAGGGGTAGGGGTGGGGCTAGAAGCAGAGgactgcgacggcggcggcgacggagaaggcgaaggtgGCGATGAGGAAGGCGAAGTGGATGGCCCAGCTGCGCTTGAACTTGGCGAGGTAGGTCTCGTGTGGCTCCTGGTAGGGCACCTCCACGTCGGcggccgccaccacctcccccgccGACTTGAGCATCCGCAGCCGGTCCGCCGCCAGCGCCAGCGTCAGCTTGTGGCACCGCCGCTGGTACCTACATATGCAGTTCATTGTTACTCAACCAACCAGATCGAATCGAAATCGATTGTAGCACAAGAAAGAAGGAAGGAATGAACAAAGGACCTGAAGCCGTTGAGGCATCGGAGGTGGTGCGCGACGGCGGCGTAGAAGGCGAGGTGGGCGAGGGAGAGGAGCCCCGCGGGGGCCCAGAGGTGGCGGCACTGGAGGCGGCCCCCGCCGGCGACGGAGGAGAGGACGagcgcgaggaagaggaagaaggcgaGGAAGAGGCGCCAGAGCTCCTGCTTCTGCGCGTCGGCGCTGCGCTTCTTCTCCACCGTCTTGTCGAAGTGCAGCTGCACCACCGCCCCCAgcgcctgcgccgccgcctcccgcgccaccACGTCCACCGTCCCCCCTCCCGCGTAGGAGGAAGCCGCATCCCCCTCCCGCGGCATCGTCACCGTCACCAGCCGGTGCTGCTGCCCGTGCCCGTGCCGATCCATCTAGCTAGTGTCTGTGAGTTGACTCCAGAGGAGGGATTGGAGGGAGGGAGGAGTATTTTACTTGCTCGCGGCCGGAGCTCGGTACTGAGACTGAGACAGTGAAGTGAAGGTGGGGAGTGAGCAGTGGCACAGACAGACACAGAGTCCATGGCCATGGTGGATCATTGGATGCTTCTTCCACTGGACTGGAGCGTGAACAACCGTGGTGagtatttcattttttattttagGTAGTTGTCAAGTACAGTAATTACTCCAGAATATTACAGTAGACGGAGGAGATTAAAGGGACACGGAGGAGAGAAGATCCACGGAAGGGCAGCGTAGCAGAgatgggatgggatgggatggCACGTGGTGAACCATCTCTCCTCTGTGACTCTGAGCACTGAGAATGCATCCATCCATGTGTACAGTGGACGCTTGTGGCTCCTGCTTCATGgaagggcgtgtttggttacattgccAAGGTCGGTTCGAGGGATGCAGGCAAAAAAACCCAGATgcacatagtttggttgcctgcatgcatGTACCTAGTTGCATGAGGCAACCATTTTTTTGACCCGGCGTTTGGTTGCCCACATTGCATTAGGCGCACATATTGCTGAAATTTTAGATGGGCCTTaagcccatatagcaatttctctaagggcccatgttggttattggcactaggtggaggtgggaagtttagtcccaccccggaagtggaagaggagtcggacctccttataagggttgctcttctacatgctattggagcttgagaagagaataGGCCCtcgcccgctcctcctcctccgcccgccacgCCACACCACGTgtgctgtcacggactcggacgtgggacGCGACTGCACCTATATAAGTGtacggtgtctcctaaccctagcgccACGATCAGATCACATCTGTTCCACGCGAACCGCCTATCGTCGTTCCTTTGTTGCTGCTGCCGCCAGTGACTCCACCCCGTCCGTCGACGGGAGAGAAGGTCTCCGAAACCCCGTCTCTCAGGTTCCTGTACGAGAGagaggcgattaggtttttgggaagcgactacgcgactgctcgctgttcgtctacttcctctacgtccgcgcatcttcatcatcaccatgtcgcaGTCCGACCCCGACCGTCTCGCTGCCGAGAAACTTGAAGCTGACAAGAAGCCCGCCGAGGACGCTGCTGCCGCCGCGGCCTCTGTATGGCCTACTgtagggtataactcgtttatcctgcTCCTAccgttttctgttttagccatgctagcgttatacgtagatatttgtgcaattagcgtagtatgtgcttgcttgactgaatatcagtatgcgttTATTTATGTCAATGCTATGCTAGTTATATACTCGTGGATTAAATTAATcaaaaaattgcctatttacttagaaatccaaaaacctattatgtgtacgAATTTTTCGACAAGTGGCTTTGCCgcagcactgaaaccggataagtttaccggtacgtattttaagcgttggtagacaaagaccactttatggctcacggctatgaacgtgttctgggtcaccggtgtgtccacgggaacgattgctcctgaacagaaGAAGGCGTTCAGGGAGGCAACCACCGTGTTTCTCGGAGCAGCTCTTAGCGTGATTGGAGATAaattggtcgacgcatatttacatgtgcatgtcgccaaggacttgtgggaggcgctcgaatctaagttcggggccgctgatgcagggagcgagatatatATTATatagcagttccacgattacaagatggttgagaaccgtcttgtactggagcaggctcatgagataatatgcattgataaggagcttgagcttctgaagtgcgagttaccgggcaagtttgtcgcgggctgcataatcgctaagctcccgaATTCCtagaggaactttgccaccactctgaaacatcagaggcgtgaattctctgtggaggatgtcattggccatctgagtgttgagcagaattccagggcaaaggactcgcacgaaAAAGGGGctgaagggacttctgttgccaacatggtgaaccagaggaacttcaactcccacaagttcaagggaaagaacggtgtccaacagaataccgacttcaagaagaagggtaagaagaccttcaagaagaacaagaaggatgagggctgctttacttgtggttcggttgaacattgggccaacaagtgcccaaaaaagtttaagaagtcaggacaggactccaagtccgtcaacatgattgtgggcaacaatgagaatggtgcatctgggtacggtaatatatttactgttttttcagtgtttcagtctaccgattggtgggtggatacaggtgcaggtgttcatgtgtgtgctgatattttattgttctcttcttaccaggtcacatgccacgggtccatattgatggggaatggcgcgagtgcttctgttcatggtgttggcacggtcgatctgaagtttacttcgggaaggatcgtgcagctgaagaacgtgcagcatgtccccgccatcaagaagaacctcgttagtggctcccttctatgtagagaagggtttaagttggtattcgagtctaataaattagttgttactaaatatggactatttgttggaaaaggttatgaaaGTGGAGGGATGTTCctcctttccctcgcagatttctataataaagtcgtgaaccatattcattcgagtgttaatgaatctgaagtttggcattcacgtctttgtcacataagtttcggtgttatgacgcggctagctaagttggatttaatcccgagtttcactttagccaaaggttctaagtgcctttcatgtgtgcaagctaagcaacctcgccagcctcacaaggctccggaggagagacacttggcaccattagaactcatacattctgatctttgtgagatgaatggcgtgttgactaaaggtggaaagaaatacttcatgacattgatagatgattccactagatattgctatgtatatctgttaaatactaaagatgaggctctacactactttaaaatctataaggtagaagttgagaatcaacttgaaaagaaatataaacgagtccggtcagatcgtggtggagagtacttctcgagtgagtttgattccttttgtgcggaacacaacattattcatgagaggacgcctccctattctccccagtcaaacggggttgccaagcggaaaaaccgtactctaactggttaacgccatgttagatacatcgggtttatccaaggcatggtgggggaaggCTATATTCACGGCATGCCATGTcttgaataaagttccgacaaaggataatgagatcactccctatgagaaatgggcaaagagaaggacaacactctcgtacttgcgtacttggggctatttggcgaaagtcaacgtgccgatccccaaaaagcgtaagcttggacccaagaccgtggactgcgttaatttgggctacgctaagaatagcgttggctatagatttctagtattgaattctgaggtacctgaccagaaggtcggtacaattatggagtctaaggatgctacattctttgaggatatttttcctacgagagatatgcaaagcacttctagatgggaatctgaggagactcctgagcctgccattcctatggaatattatgaacgaacacatgatgaaaa is a window encoding:
- the LOC123047529 gene encoding uncharacterized protein; protein product: MQAAASWGKGLPGLRSHLCAAASFHSTPPSPAKWKGKFGCKHEHGERKLSKKYERYVVRQKRAEGKKALQNYLLYGKSTPHIEDGSMGSFANSHDIPRFKTFRKKQDHSSTKPRQGVHHQRKDKKDKAKFYNFFYETRYVNPENIFETIFGEHHQSFTWSHASWEGFHFRASSFGFRRAGESRRQRVESESEDESDDDDTGETAGVGSHAHRVTLGLPPRGPLTLDDVKTAFRASALRWHPDKHPGSSQAVAEEKFKLCVNAYNSLCAVLKAA
- the LOC123047530 gene encoding uncharacterized protein → MDRHGHGQQHRLVTVTMPREGDAASSYAGGGTVDVVAREAAAQALGAVVQLHFDKTVEKKRSADAQKQELWRLFLAFFLFLALVLSSVAGGGRLQCRHLWAPAGLLSLAHLAFYAAVAHHLRCLNGFRYQRRCHKLTLALAADRLRMLKSAGEVVAAADVEVPYQEPHETYLAKFKRSWAIHFAFLIATFAFSVAAAVAVLCF